Proteins co-encoded in one Papaver somniferum cultivar HN1 chromosome 5, ASM357369v1, whole genome shotgun sequence genomic window:
- the LOC113279349 gene encoding uncharacterized protein LOC113279349 produces the protein MHADLEGSLNGGGGANKTFQRFQRNEDSSEVADFLADFPLSDEDEFEDIPRMEEDREDPADLLDASSPSRWEVFVDGASNKDGSRLGIVFTTPKGRKMVHSFRLEFKATNNVTEYEAAIHALRLIVEMGLQDVRLTSDSQFIIRQITGKYAIHDPILQKYWELSQFYINQIPSIKFRHICRKDNRHSAALAYIASQLADPSMEGIRVMRLLAPSIQETPEISVDLAINTTDIYPDGDWRKPIHSYLETGELPKG, from the coding sequence ATGCATGCCGATCTGGAAGGATCTctaaatgggggggggggggcaaATAAAACATTTCAACGTTTTCAACGAAATGAGGACAGCAGTGAAGTGGCAGATTTTTTGGCAGATTTTCCACTAAGCGACGAAGATGAGTTCGAGGACATACCCAGaatggaagaagatcgagaagaccCGGCCGACTTACTCGATGCAAGTAGCCCATCACgttgggaagtattcgtcgatggAGCGTCAAACAAAGATGGATCGAGACTTGGGATAGTCTTTACCACACCAAAGGGACGAAAAATGGTCCATTCGTTTAGATTGGAATTTAAGGCGacaaacaacgtcaccgagtaCGAAGCTGCGATTCACGCCCTGAGATTAATCGTCGAGATGGGACTACAAGATGTAAGGCTAACTAGCGACTCACAGTTCATAATCCGACAAATCACGGGAAAATATGCAATTCACGATCCAATTCTGCAGAAATACTGGGAGCTCTCCCAATTCTATATCAACCAGATCCCCAGCATCAAATTCcgccacatatgcagaaaagacAATCGACACTCGGCCGCACTGGCATACATCGCCTCCCAGCTCGCAGACCCAAGTATGGAGGGAATTCGTGTCATGAGACTCCTCGCCCCATCCATACAAGAGACACCCGAGATATCTGTCGACCTGGCTATCAATACGACCGATATATATCCAGACGGAGATTGGAGAAAGCcgattcattcgtacttggagacaggCGAGTTACCCAAGGGGTGA